In one Kwoniella botswanensis chromosome 3, complete sequence genomic region, the following are encoded:
- a CDS encoding phosphoribosylformimino-5-aminoimidazole carboxamide ribotide isomerase gives MASSSSTSSTQTEKRRHSQFRPCIDLHQGVVKQIVGGTLDLTSEDKSKGPKENFVATHPPSYFANLYKSHDLTGGHIIKLGPNNDEAAKEALSTWSKGMQVGGGINEENAQQWLDLGADKIIVTSYLFPGGKFDESRLKRLSDDVGKDNLVVDISCRKKENGWIVAMNGWKTLTDMYVTQESIKLIEQYCSELLIHAADVEGLCQGIDEELVIKLGEWVSIPTTYAGGAKDISDLKLVDTLSKGKVDLTFGSSLDIFGGKGVKFDELVEVDKLAKELSP, from the exons atggcatcttcatcttcaacttcatctacCCAAACGGAGAAACGAAGACATTCGCAATTCCGACCTTGTATAGATCTACATCAAGGTGTGGTGAAGCAGATCGTAGGTGGGACGTTGGACTTGACTTCTGAGGATAAGAGTAAAGGCCCAAAGGAGAACTTTGTAGCTAC CCATCCTCCATCGTACTTCGCCAACCTATATAAATCTCACGACCTGACCGGAGGACACATCATAAAGCTCGGACCGAACAACGACGAAGCCGCTAAAGAGGCTTTATCAACTTGGTCAAAGGGTATGCAAGTTGGAGGAGGGATCAATGAGGAAAATGCTCAACAATGGTTAGATTTGGGTGCAGATAAG ATCATCGTTACTAGCTATCTATTCCCTGGTGGTAAATTCGATGAAAGTCGGTTGAAAAGATTATCAGATGATGTAGGTAAAGATAATTTGGTGGTTgatatcag TTgtcgaaagaaggaaaatggtTGGATAGTAGCTATGAATGGGTGGAAGACTCTGACTGATATGTATGTCactcaag AATCAATAAAGTTGATTGAACAGTATTGCTCCGAGCTGTTGATCCACGCAGCGGACGTCGAAGGTCTATGTCAAGgtatagatgaagaattagTCATCA AATTGGGCGAATGGGTCAGTATACCCACTACTTACGCAGGAGGAGCGAAAG ACATATCAGACTTGAAACTCGTAGATACGTTATCCAAAGGTAAAGTCGACTTGACATTCGGTTCATCATTAGATATATTCGGTGGGAAAGGCGTCAAGTTTGATGAATTGGTAGAAGTCGATAAATTAGCCAAGGAACTATCACCATAA
- a CDS encoding eukaryotic translation initiation factor 3 subunit D translates to MTLSFTLPQIQDNADGSWGPSTSTLPAQFKDIPYAPFSKSDKVTRIADWHDLPADATAGRQRQGQVRRQGREAYGAAEGTVFGFVHDEDEKSFSLVDSGARAGTRVKAPIRAGGRAIRGAALTRGTRGRGAGRGGFGGRGRGGARGGYGDWNKPQRTRDSSVTISPDWQVLEEVDFTRLAKLNLSVSEPEDLASYGTIQGYDRAFDRINTRNEKPLEILDRVRYNTSTSDDPVIAQLAEKKAARIFATDSILSVLMTAPRSVNSWDIIFERKGEDQLFLDKRESGPFDYITVNENSSDPPVDSDDQSNINSAGSLSLEATYINQNFSSQVIQASSKAVTPKANPFYSADVETEPLASTLYKYRKFDLSIDEEETFDLIVRTEADAYLGKKDTLITVKALNEFDPRAQGGSGKPLDWRKNLDTQKGAIVANEMKNNSAKLARWAVQSILVGAEYMKMGYITRANSKDAQRHTIVGVQSFKPNDFARQMNVSLTNGWGIVRTIADLLLKQPEGKYVLVKDPNAPQIKLYKVPDDAFDAGLEEETIGESQIDEE, encoded by the exons ATGACGCTCAGCTTCACCCTCCCTCAAATCCAAGATAACGCCGATGGGTCATGGGGTCCCAGCACCAGTACCCTCCCAGCTCAATTCAAGGA TATCCCATACGCTCCATTCTCCAAGTCCGACAAAGTAACCAGGATCGCAGACTGGCACGACCTCCCCGCAGATGCTACCGCCGGTCGACAAAGACAAGGTCAAGTCAGACGACAAGGGAGAGAAGCGTACGGTGCGGCTGAAGGAACCGTATTCGGATTCGTAcatgacgaagatgagaaatctTTCTCACTGGTAGATAGCGGGGCTAGAGCTGGTACGAGGGTCAAGGCTCCTATCAGAGCTGGAGGAAGAGCTATCCGAGGTGCTGCTCTTACTAGAGGTACAAGAGGACGAGGTgctggaagaggtggatttggaggtAGAGGGAGAGGTGGTGCTAGAGGCGGTTACGGTGATTGGAACAAG CCTCAACGAACTAGGGATTCTTCGGTCACTATCAGCCCAGATTGGCAAGTTCTCGAAGAAGTCGATTTCACCAGACTTGCCAAGTTGAACCTCAGTGTTTCGGAGCCTGAAGATCT TGCGAGCTACGGTACTATCCAAGGCTATGACCGAGCCTTTGACCGAATCAACACCAGAAACGAGAAGCCATTAGAGATCCTCGACCGAGTACGATACAACACTTCCACATCTGATGATCCCGTCATTGCTCAATTGGCAGAGAAGAAGGCCGCTCGAATCTTTGCTACCGACTCTATCTTATCGGTGCTCATGACCGCCCCTCGATCCGTCAACTCATGGGATATAATCTTcgagaggaaaggtgaagatcaacTATTCTTGGACAAGAGAGAATCAGGTCCATTCGATTATATAACCGTCAATGAAAATTCTTCCGATCCACCTGTagattcagatgatcaaTCCAATATCAACTCTGCCGGATCACTCTCGCTCGAAGCTACTTACATCAACCAGAACTTCTCTTCTCAAGTTATTCAAGCTTCTTCCAAAGCCGTTACTCCCAAAGCCAACCCATTCTATTCGGCAGATGTTGAGACTGAGCCTCTCGCTTCTACATTGTACAAATACAGGAAATTCGATCTTTCaattgatgaagaagagactTTCGATTTGATCGTTCGAACTGAAGCTGATGCGTACTTGGGTAAAAAAGATACGTTGATCACTGTAAAAGCTTTGAACGAGTTTGACCCAAGAGCTCAAGGTGGTTCAGGAAAACCATTAGATTGGAGGAAGAACTTGGATACTCAAAAGGGTGCTATCGTAGCtaatgagatgaagaataaCTCGGCTAAATTGGCTAGATGGGCTGTTCAGTCGATCTTGGTTGGTGCGGAGTACATGAAGATGGG TTACATCACACGAGCCAACTCGAAAGATGCCCAAAGACACACCATCGTCGGTGTCCAATCGTTCAAGCCTAACGATTTCGCTAGACAGATGAACGTCTCCTTGACCAACGGGTGGGGTATCGTACGAACCATCGCCGATTTGTTGCTCAAGCAACCTGAGGGTAAATACGTACTTGTCAAGGATCCCAACGCT CCTCAAATCAAGCTTTACAAAGTACCTGATGATGCTTTCGATGCTGGTTTAGAGGAAGAGACTATCGGGGAATCTCAAATTGATGAAGAGTAG